Proteins co-encoded in one Sporosarcina sp. FSL K6-1522 genomic window:
- a CDS encoding ImmA/IrrE family metallo-endopeptidase — protein sequence MTWIKAVVENLTRQYGTNDPFKLASLLNIHIVYWDLHHEIQGFYKYDRRNKYIVINSNLSSWKQLYVLAHELGHSMMHPRVNTPFLREKTFLSVDRIEVEANTFAVELLLPDEALHEYKDSSLSISEVAGIHGVPEEVAHLKNLRNIE from the coding sequence TTGACTTGGATTAAAGCGGTTGTAGAGAACTTAACCAGGCAGTATGGAACTAACGATCCTTTTAAATTAGCATCACTTTTAAATATCCATATAGTTTATTGGGATTTGCATCACGAGATACAAGGTTTTTATAAATACGACCGGAGAAATAAATACATCGTTATTAATAGTAACTTGAGTAGTTGGAAGCAACTATACGTTCTTGCGCACGAACTTGGACATTCGATGATGCATCCGAGGGTGAATACCCCTTTCTTGAGAGAAAAAACATTCCTTTCGGTTGATCGTATAGAAGTTGAGGCGAATACCTTTGCGGTTGAGTTGCTACTACCTGACGAAGCGCTCCATGAATATAAAGACAGTAGTTTATCAATTAGTGAGGTTGCGGGTATACATGGCGTACCGGAAGAGGTTGCACACTTAAAGAATTTACGTAATATTGAATAG
- a CDS encoding helix-turn-helix transcriptional regulator — MREWLKDKRLGAGLTQEQVAMKSGIARTTYAMYEQGERNPSVGVAVSIADVLKFKWTIFFEDKVHEVRKSEKQVI, encoded by the coding sequence ATGAGAGAATGGTTGAAAGATAAACGTCTCGGAGCCGGGTTAACTCAAGAACAGGTAGCAATGAAGTCCGGAATAGCTAGAACGACATACGCTATGTACGAACAAGGTGAAAGAAACCCGAGTGTTGGTGTTGCTGTGAGTATTGCTGACGTCTTGAAATTCAAGTGGACCATTTTTTTTGAAGATAAAGTACACGAAGTGCGTAAATCGGAAAAACAAGTAATTTAA
- a CDS encoding helix-turn-helix transcriptional regulator, translated as MNYDYGSVLRETRKRADLTQDEIAPLIQTSRPTVSKLENGDRALKLDDFIQWMQVVSSRLQVQNTTPIEAGVSLVNGVDIVALSQTLTQFVGGFIKFFY; from the coding sequence ATGAATTACGATTACGGGTCGGTACTTCGAGAGACGAGAAAAAGGGCTGACTTGACACAAGATGAAATAGCTCCACTAATACAGACTTCAAGGCCAACTGTTTCTAAATTAGAAAACGGCGATAGGGCACTTAAATTAGATGATTTCATCCAATGGATGCAAGTTGTGTCATCTCGATTACAAGTGCAAAACACAACGCCGATTGAAGCTGGCGTATCGCTAGTGAACGGTGTAGATATAGTGGCTCTATCTCAAACGCTAACCCAATTCGTTGGCGGCTTCATCAAATTCTTTTACTAG
- a CDS encoding group-specific protein, whose protein sequence is MIQVQIDEQQVFEIAREEIKTKLKTIESEFIFWDLKTLCEKTCMSRSFVLETFFFLPDFPRHKVGTKWVIPAKEASEYLLQWLKHQPCS, encoded by the coding sequence ATGATTCAAGTCCAAATCGACGAGCAACAAGTTTTCGAGATTGCTAGAGAAGAAATCAAAACGAAGTTGAAAACCATTGAATCCGAATTTATCTTTTGGGATTTGAAAACACTTTGCGAGAAGACTTGCATGTCGAGAAGTTTTGTTTTAGAAACATTTTTCTTCTTACCGGATTTCCCTAGACACAAGGTTGGCACCAAGTGGGTGATTCCGGCAAAAGAAGCTAGTGAGTATTTGCTTCAATGGTTGAAACATCAGCCGTGCAGTTAA
- a CDS encoding RecT family recombinase: protein MTNQLQQTQNQAPAESNKQNAIVTQVAKKVQTMVENNQINIPNNYSIVNAVQAAYFKLTEVDFKKKIALIDTATPDSVAFSLQDMAIQALSVAKNQGYFIVYGDKMQFVRSYHGTQAVIKRMNGIKDVWANVIWNGEKFDVEYNERGQLAFKGHSVDWKAATGKKEDIEGAYCIIEREDGVQFLTVMTMAEIKTSWSQSSMTAVQDKYPQEMAKRTVINRASKAFINTSDDSDLFIGAVNRTTENEYENERKEISPEYEIQQNANTEDLDIKPDPQVIDMPTESPQKEPAPRYEEPAQQTMFEQEPVTSNGPGF from the coding sequence ATGACTAATCAACTACAGCAAACGCAAAACCAAGCACCAGCTGAATCAAATAAGCAAAATGCAATCGTAACTCAGGTAGCCAAGAAAGTTCAAACTATGGTCGAAAACAATCAAATCAACATCCCAAATAATTATTCAATCGTCAATGCAGTTCAAGCAGCTTATTTCAAGTTAACAGAAGTTGATTTCAAAAAGAAGATAGCGTTGATTGACACAGCAACACCCGACAGTGTCGCATTCTCACTGCAAGATATGGCGATACAAGCACTAAGCGTCGCAAAGAACCAAGGTTACTTCATTGTATACGGCGACAAAATGCAATTTGTTCGTTCCTACCACGGAACACAAGCGGTAATTAAGCGCATGAACGGCATTAAAGACGTATGGGCTAACGTTATCTGGAATGGCGAAAAATTCGACGTCGAATACAACGAACGCGGGCAACTAGCTTTTAAAGGGCATTCGGTGGATTGGAAAGCGGCAACAGGCAAGAAGGAAGACATTGAGGGGGCTTACTGCATCATCGAACGCGAGGACGGAGTACAGTTCTTGACGGTCATGACAATGGCGGAAATCAAAACCTCGTGGTCGCAGTCTTCTATGACGGCGGTGCAGGACAAATACCCGCAGGAAATGGCGAAGCGTACAGTCATCAACAGAGCATCGAAAGCGTTCATCAACACATCTGATGACAGTGATTTATTCATTGGCGCAGTGAATCGCACGACTGAAAACGAGTATGAAAACGAAAGAAAAGAAATTAGTCCAGAATATGAAATTCAGCAAAACGCAAATACAGAGGATTTGGATATTAAGCCAGACCCACAGGTTATCGATATGCCTACCGAAAGCCCTCAAAAGGAACCAGCACCGAGGTACGAAGAGCCAGCGCAACAGACGATGTTCGAACAAGAACCAGTCACATCGAACGGACCCGGCTTCTAA
- a CDS encoding helix-turn-helix domain-containing protein encodes MLSDKLRKLRATTNCTQSEFAKRIGVARTTYAMYEQGHREPDYETLQKIADYHNTTTDYLLGLTNNPKQSDKNEKDIAKRLEAFKNDLVNSDGLNFSGEPMSEDAKESLIEAMEHIFRQTQRINKKYIPDKYKKDDD; translated from the coding sequence ATGCTTTCAGATAAACTTAGGAAGTTACGCGCAACAACCAACTGCACGCAATCCGAATTCGCTAAAAGGATAGGTGTTGCGAGGACAACATATGCAATGTATGAGCAAGGTCACCGGGAACCGGACTATGAAACACTTCAAAAAATAGCTGACTATCATAACACCACGACTGACTACTTATTAGGATTGACGAATAACCCTAAACAGAGTGATAAAAATGAAAAAGATATAGCTAAGCGTTTAGAAGCCTTTAAAAACGACCTAGTGAATTCCGATGGTCTTAACTTCTCTGGAGAACCAATGAGTGAAGATGCGAAAGAATCCTTAATAGAAGCAATGGAACATATCTTTCGTCAAACACAACGGATTAATAAGAAATATATTCCTGACAAATACAAAAAAGATGATGACTAA
- a CDS encoding ORF6C domain-containing protein, which translates to MNQLQIFNHEKFGGLEILTVEGKEHFPANDVAKKLGYSNPSDAVNRHCRSEGVVFHEVLTTGGKQQKKFISEGNLYRLITNSKLPDAERFEVWVFDEVLPSIRKTGSYQVGQPGNTKLLLQTALQHEERIETVETDVKYLKDHMRINGPQEQRINRNARGKIVEFLGGKDSNAYKVISKKVFSQFWNEFKRYFEIPRYGELPKVRFDEALHFIQEWQPDTSLRLEIKALNNQQHLKLVE; encoded by the coding sequence ATGAACCAATTACAGATTTTCAATCATGAGAAGTTTGGCGGGTTAGAAATATTGACCGTTGAAGGTAAAGAACATTTTCCGGCTAATGACGTTGCGAAGAAACTGGGTTACTCAAATCCGTCGGATGCAGTCAACAGGCACTGCCGGAGTGAGGGGGTCGTGTTTCACGAGGTCCTTACAACAGGCGGTAAACAACAAAAGAAGTTCATCAGCGAAGGAAATTTGTACAGGCTTATCACAAATTCGAAACTACCAGATGCTGAAAGATTCGAAGTTTGGGTGTTCGATGAAGTGCTTCCTTCTATAAGAAAGACCGGTTCATATCAAGTTGGACAACCAGGCAACACAAAACTACTTCTACAAACAGCACTTCAACATGAGGAACGTATCGAAACCGTCGAAACGGACGTGAAGTACTTGAAAGACCACATGCGGATCAACGGGCCACAAGAACAACGCATCAATCGGAATGCTCGCGGCAAGATTGTCGAGTTCTTGGGTGGTAAAGATTCGAACGCTTATAAGGTTATTAGTAAAAAGGTCTTCTCTCAGTTCTGGAACGAGTTTAAAAGATACTTTGAGATTCCTAGATACGGAGAGTTGCCGAAAGTCCGGTTCGACGAAGCTTTGCACTTTATCCAAGAGTGGCAGCCAGATACAAGTTTGCGGCTTGAAATCAAAGCGTTGAACAATCAGCAACATTTGAAGTTGGTCGAGTAG